The segment GGCTCCAGACTGAACTGCAGTTTGGAGCTTTCAAAGCTGCCGCCGCACATCCACCGGGCCACCCACTTGCGCAGCTGGCAGCGGAACAGCACCACCACAACGCCCCACAGCACCACCAGTGCCAGCAGCGCCGGCCATGCCGTGGGCCGCTGGACCAGCAGCACCAGCACCAGCAGGCCGCACAGCACGGCCAGACTGGCGGTGAGCATCTCCAATGTCCATCTTGGTTTTTGTTTCATCAAATCTCCTGCCTTCCGCCGCATTGTTTGCGGCAGCGTGCCCGGATCAGACCTCCATCAGGATGGGGAGGATCATCGGGCTGCGCTTGGTGCGCCGATAGATATAGCTGCTCAGTGCCTCGCGCACACGGGTCTTGACGCTGTTCCAGTCGCGCACATGCTCGTCCACGCAGCGGTCCAGCGCATTTTCCACGATGCTCTGTGCACCGTCCATCAGGCTCTCGTTCTCGCGCACATACACAAAGCCGCGGCTCACAAGGTCGGGGCCGGCCAGCACTTTGCCGGTCTTGCTGTCCACGGTGGCCACAATGATCACCAGACCGTCCTCGGACAGGTGCTTGCGGTCGCGCAGGACTACATTTCCCACATCGCCCACGCCCAGACCGTCCACCATGACGGCACCGGCCGTCACCGGCTCGCCCAGCTTCATCTCATCCTGACTGAGGATGACGTTGGAGCCATTCTCCGCAATGAGGATGTTGCTGGTGGGGATGCCGAGGCTTGCAGCGGTGAGGGCATGCTTTTTGAGCTGCTTGTACTCGCCGTGCACCGGCAGGAAATACTTGGGCTTCGTCAGGGTGAGCATGAGCTTCTGCTCTTCCTGACAGGCGTGGCCGGAAACGTGCACATCGTACATGCTCTCGTAGATGACCTCTGCCCCCAGCAGCAACAGCCCATTGACGATCTTGGTCACGCTCTTCTCGTTGCCGGGGATGGGATTTGCCGAAATGATAATGAAATCGCCGGGGCCCACCCGCACCTGACGGTGGCTGCAGGACGCCATGCGGGAAAGGGCGCTCAGGGGTTCGCCCTGACTGCCGGTGGTAATGAGCACTACCTGCTCCGAGGGATACTGGTTCAGCTCATCCACGCTGATGAGGGTGCCCTCCGGGATGTGCATATAGCCCAGCTCCTGTGCCATGGCGGTGTTGTTCACCATGCTGCGGCCACTGAAGGCCACCTTGCGGCCATCCTCCACAGCCAGATCGATGATCTGCTGCACGCGATAGATGTTGGAAGCAAAGGTGGCAATGATGATCCGCTTGTTGCGGGCACGGGCGAACAGATTGCGCACGCCTGCAGCCACCTTCTGCTCGGTGGCGGTAAAGCCCGGGCGCTCGGAGTTGGTGGAATCGCTCAGCAGGGCCAGCACGCCGCGCTGACCGTACTCGGCCAGTGTGGACAGGTCGGTGACACCGCAGGCCAGCGGGGTATAATCGATCTTGAAGTCGCCGGTCTGGATGATGGTGCCCGCCGGGCTGTCGATGGCAAAGGCCACTGAGTCCGGGATGGAGTGGTTCACATGGATGGGCTCAATGGTAAAGCAGCCCAGCCTGATCTTCTGTCTGGGGGTGATCTCCACAAACTTGGTCTTGCCTGCCAGACCGAACTCTTCCAGCTTGTTGCGGATCAGGCCGCAGGTCAGGCGGGTGCCATAGATGGGCAGATCAAATTTCTGCAGCAGATACGGGATGCTGCCGATGTGGTCTTCGTGGCCGTGGGTGATGAGCAGGCCCTTGATCTTATCCTTGTTCTGCACCACAAAGGTGAAGTCCGGGATGACCATATCCACGCCGTACATGTCGCTGTCCGGGAACACCAGACCGCAGTCCACGATGATCATATCGCCGTTGCACTCGTAGACGGTCATGTTCTTGCCCACTTCACCCAGACCGCCCAGCGGATAGATGTGGATGGGCACAGCGGCCTCTCTGGGCTGCTGCGGGCGGCGGGGCCGACGGTTATAATAAGGACGACGGGTGGTGCGGGGGCGCTTTTCGCCCGTCTGCGCAGCAGGTGCGCCCGCATTCTGATTCGCTGCTGCGGCCTTGCCGCGTGCGGAAACATTGGTATTTTCTTTCGACTGTGCCATTCTGACCTCCAAAATAATTACAGCGCAGGCCGTCCCCGTTTGTGGGAACAGCCGCGCTGTGCATGGGAAGCACCTTGAAAAATCGCATCGGCTTCCGTTGGATGCACCGTATAGAATTTATTTCTCAGCGTGTTTTTTGCAAACCGCTGCCTGTTCCGTAAGAGGTTTTGTGCCAGATAAGTCCATCTGCTCGATGCGACCGTGGCTTTTCTGTTGGAACGCCCGGGCACACGCCTGCGGTGCGCCCCTATACGCATTTTGTTAGGATAAGTATAGTATTTCCCGGCGTTTTTGTCAATTCCAAGGTTTGGCAGCTCCGGCACGGAATATACATTCGCACTTGACAGAAGCCCAAAAATAGCGCTAAATAGAAGCAACTCATTTTATAAGGAGAACCGCATGAAGCAGGTCGAAGTGTACACCGACGGCGCATGCAGCGGCAATCCCGGCCCGGGCGGCTGGGGTGCCGTGCTGCGCTACCGTTTTAACGGCAAAGTCTATGAAAAGGAGCTCAGCGGCGGTGATGACAGCACCACCAACAACCGCATGGAGCTGACAGCCTTTATCGAGGCGCTGCGCCAGCTCAAGGAGCCGTGCGAGGTGCGGCTGTGCTCCGACAGCCAGTATGTCATCAACGGGCTGCAGAAGGGCTGGGCCAGAGGATGGCAGCGCAGGGGCTGGAAAAAAGCGGATGGCTCCCCTGCCCTGAACCCGGACCTTTGGGCACAGGCACTGGAGCAGGAAGCCCGGCACAAGATCACCTACGTCTGGGTCAAGGGCCACGCAGGCCACCCGGAGAACGAACGCTGCGACCAGCTGGCCGTGGCACAGAGCAAAGCACATGGCGGGAGGCAGGGAACATGAGCGACACATTTTTGCCCGGCAGCGGGTTTGACACCTACGAGAGTCAGGATAAAGTTCTGGTGCAGATGGATGGCAGCAGAGAATGCGCCGTAGCCGTGCGCATTTTACAGCAGCAGGGCTTTGCCGTGGCAGGTGCCGCCGTGCGGCTGGACGCCGGGCAGGCCGCCGGAGCGGAGGCGGCCCGAAAGGCGGCGGAAGCCCTTGGCATCGAGTGCATCGTGCTGAACGCCGAAGCACTGGCCGGGCAGGACGCCGATGTTCTGGGCGATGGCGGCACGCCGCTGTTTGCCGCCCTGCTGACGGCTGCAGACAAGCTTGGGATGCAGTATGTGGCAACCGCTCACCGTGCCCGGGTGGAGACCGGCGCAGACGGCGTGCACACTGTCTGCCCGCCCGCAGGCACCGGCAGCGATGACAGCACGATTCTTGCAGCTCTGCCGCAGGAGACACTGGCACGGCTGATCTTGCCGCTGGGCGATTTTGCCCCGGAAGACGTAGCCGAAATGGCCGAGGATTTTAAAGTTTAACAAATACAATTTTGAATAGCCTCCGTTGCACTCTGGCCATATTCAGCGGAAATTCTATTGATAATACGAAAATTGGGAGTATCTGCGGATGCTCCCAATTTTCATTTTTACGGAAGCGGGGTCTAAACCGCAGAATGCATTTCTGCTGCCGTGTGCCGCAGCGGCCTTTCCCGTGAAAAAAGAATTCCGGAAAATCTGCGGATTTTCCGGAATTCTAATATAAAAAATAATGTTTCCTCTGATTATGGCGCAGCGCACGCAGAGCCATTCCAAATCGTTTTGTCAGTTCTGGGGATGCACGATATCGCGCCAGTCCAGATCGCCGCGCTCCAAGCCATGGATCAGCACCTCGGCGGTGGCAATGTTGGTGGCCATGGGGATATTGTGCACATCGCACAGGCGCAGCAGCGTCATTTCGTTGGGCTCGCTGGGCTTTGCGTTGATGGGGTCGCGGAAGAACAGCAGCAGGTCGATCTCATTACAGGCGATGCGGGATGCGATCTGCTGGTCGCCGCCCTGCACACCGGCCAGAAAGCGCTGCACCTGTAAACCGGTAGCCTCGGCGATCAACTTACCGGTCGTACCGGTGGCCACCAGTTTATGCTGGCTCAGGATACGGCAGTAAGCCGTACAAAACTGAACCATCAGCTCCTTTTTGGAGTCATGTGCAATGAGTGCGATCGTCATCCGTTACCCTCTCCTCTTTCTTCACGATGCGGACCCACTTGTAAAAAGTCCTTCGGTTGAAATGATATCACAAAATCCAATCTTTTACAACCGGTTTTTATACAAAACATTCAATTTTGTTTTCTTTTCAGGGGTGTTCCCATTCAAACCACCGCTGCAGCGCCCTTTCCCGCGTCGGTTTTGTCTCCCGTTTTCAGTTCTCCGGCGCAATGGCATCGGGGTTTTGTTCGGCCTGCGCTACGTCCGGTCCATCCTGTACAGCAGGCTGCGCTGTGTCTGCGGCAGGCCCTTCCGGTGCAGCGTCCTGCGCTGCGGGAGCCGTCTGCCCGGCCTGCGGCGCAGCGGTGTCGGCGGTCTGCCCGACTGCCGTTTGTCCTGCGGCATCGGTCTGGGACGCGTCCTGTTTCGCCTGCTCGGCCTCTTTTTCTTCCTCTGCCTGCTGGGCAAGAGAGCCATCCTTCAGGGCAAAGTAGGCATTGGCGATATCCACCACCAGATCACCGGTACGGGCACCGTAGCCGCCGTACTCAATGGTGATGCCAATGGCGATCTGCGGATCGTCCGCCGGCAGGTAAGCCACCATCATAGCGTTCAGATAGTGCTTGCCTGAGGCATAGGTCTCGCTGCGCTGGGGCGTACCGGTCTTGCAGGCGATGGGCACCGGATAGCTTGAAATTTTGCCGCTGATGGTGCTGGGCACCTGCTTCATGCCCTGACGCACCAGTTCAAAGGTGTTGCCGGTGCCCTCGATGACATCCATGACCTCGGGCTTGGTCTCGCTGAGCACCTCGCCGGTATTGGTATCCAGAATGGCCTTGACGAAATGCGTGCGGTAGCGGGTGCCGTTGTTGGCCAGCGTTGCCGCATAGGTGGCCAGCTGGATGGGGGTGACTACCGTATTGCCCTGACCGATGGCGGCCTGAACGTCCAGCGATGCGGTATAGTTGGAGTCGTTCTTGGTGGTCAGCCGTCCCAGCGCCTCACCCACCTCCACGCCGGTGCGCTGGCCCAGACCCAGCTTATAGGCATAGGCATCATAGACATCGCTGGTCAGGCGGCGGCCCACATCATAGAAGAAGACGTTGCAGCTCCACTTGATGGCTGTGATCACATCGATGTTGCCGCTGTGGCCGTGGCGGGTGCAGCGGGGATGATAGTCCTTAAAGTAGTTGTACACGCCGTTGCAGTATACGGTAGAATACTGATTGATGAGGCCGCTGTCCAGCGCAGCCACCGCCACGGCGGGCTTGAAGGTGGAGCCCGGCGTATACAGGCCCTGCAATGCGCGGTTGAACAGCGGCAGGCTCGGGTCAGAGCTGTACTCACTGTAGTTGGACGCATACAGGTTCTGGTCGTAGCTGGGGTAATTGGACGCTGCCATCACGCTGCCGTCCTTCACATCCAGCACCACCACCGCACCGGCGGCAGCTTTCATGGTGCCGGTGTTGTACACGCGGTTGATCATGTCGATGTTCTCTGCCAGTGCCTTGTCCACAGCGCGCTGGAAGTTGCTGTCGATGGTCAGCTGCACCGTGTGGCCCGGCTCCGGCACTGTGGTCAGGCGGGTATCCACGATCACGCCGTCCGAGTTGCGGGTGATTGTCTCCACGCCATCCTTGCCGCGCAGCTCGTCCTCATAAACGGATTCCAGGCCGGAAATGCCCAGAACATCGTTCATATTATAGCCTTTTTCCCGCAGCGGATAGGTCACCTGACCATTTGAATCGGTCACCTTCCACTTTTCAGCGGTGATCTTGCCCACACGGCCCAGCACGGCCGGGATGATATCGCTCTGGTCGTAGCTGCGGGCACTGGTCTCCACGATCTCCACGCCGGGCAGCTGCAGGCTGTGCTCCTTGATGGTAGCCACCGTTGCCGCGCTGACGTTTTCTGCCATGACAAAGTTGTTCACATTGGAAAAGGCCTGCCGGTCCATCTCGTAGTGGATGCCGGCCAGCACCCGCTGCCATTCCAGCGAGAAGCCCTGCAGCTCGTTCTTTTCCACCAGCATTTCCATCACATCGTTGGCGGTGGCATACTGCTGCAGGCCAAGGGTCTCCTTCATATCCGCCAGCTGCTTCTGATCGCTGGCAGAAGAATCATCGTCTGTAAAGGCATAGCGGCCTGCTGCGTCCGGCTGGCCGATGAGCAGGGTATCGTTCCAGCTCTCGCCGTTTTCCCGCAGCAGCTCCACGATCTGCTGCAGCATGGCGTCCAGATCGCGGTCCCCCATCAGCAGCTTGTTGAGCACCACATTATAGCTGGTGGCCGTGGTGGCAATGCGTCGCCCGGCGCTGTCCACGATGTCGCCGCGGGCCGCAGTGACCGTGAAATTATAGTCGGTGGTGTTGGTCGCCTTGGCTTTGAAATCGTCGCCGTTGACCAGCTGCAGAAAGATCAGCCGCATCGCGTACAGGCCCATGATAACACAGGCCACTGCGATGAGCAGGAGCATCCGGTGCAAGACGTTTTTTCGTTCGTTTTGGTTCATCCGCGTTTCCTCCGGCGGTTCAGATCACGCCGTTGTCGATTTTGAACTCGTTATAAATGCGCCGCACCAGACTGAACAGCACCAGCGACGGCACCAGCGTCATCACTGCCGAGGGCAGCACAAAGGTGAGCCAGCGGCTCAGCGCCCAGCTGTAACCCGGCATATAGTAAAAAAACAGCCAGTCCAGCGAGAGCACCACAAGGGCCGTGCCGGTGCCGATGAGCGCAAAGTTCCATGTGCTGCCCTGCAGATACACCTGCACCAGCACCGAAAGCGCAAAACAGAGCAAAAGCAGTTCCAGCGCCAGCATTCCCACCGTGCGCCCGGCGGTGTAATCCCACAAAAGGCCGCCTACCGCGCCAAACAGCGCCCCGGCAAACTCGCCCTCGTACACCGCCACCGCAAGACAGAGCGGCAGGATGAAAAGCGGTTTTGCCTGCCCCAGCCGGAACAGGCCGGGCGTGGTCTGCAATGCCGCGCACACAAACAGCGCTGCTGCATAGCAGGCCCATTTCAACGCCTGACTGCGGCTGCGCATACGGCGTGATTCCATACCGGTGCCTCCTTAATAATCGGTGATGACAAAAACATGCTTGACGGTGCGCGGGTCTGCGCCCGGGCGGATGACCGCCAACGAAGATTTGCCGCTGACTTCCGGCTCCACCTTCTGCACCACGCCCACCAGCACATCCGGCGGGAACACGCCGCCAAGGCCGGTGGTGATGACCTGATCGCCCATCTGAGTTTCGGCGGCGCGCTCCAGATTGGTGAGCACGCACAGGCCGTCACCGGCGTAGTCGGTGCTGCCGGTGAGGATGCCGTTTTCCCGCGTGCGGGACACAACGCCCGCTGCGTTGAAGCTGGGATGCAGGACGGTCATCACCTTGCAGCTGGTGGTATCTGCCTCCACCACGACGCCCACAAGGTAGCCCTTATCGCTGATCACGGCATCGCTCACGGCCACACCGTTCACGGTGCCGCAGTCCAGCGTAAAGCCGCCAAACTCATCCAGCGGGTCGCGGCCGATCACAAAGCCGGAAACATAACTGGCCTCGCTGTTGGCATCCTGAATGCGGGTCAGCGCCTTGTAGGCTTCGTTCTCCGCCTTGATGCGGTCGTAGTCCACCATCTGCTGGCGCAGTTCAGCGTTCTCAGCTTCCAGCTGTTCGTTCTGGGCCATCACATCATCGATGCTGGTGTATTTTTCCCACACCGAACCGATGCCGCCGCTCAAGGCCGAAGTCACCTTCTGAAACGGCGTAAGCACCACGCTCAGCAGCTCCTGCGGGGCGGCAGTCAGCCGGCCATTGGCGCCGGCATAGGCCATGATTCCCACCAGAAACACCGCCACCGCTACCAGTATCTTAAATTTCCATGTGTCAAAAAAATCCTTCAAGGGGGTGTCCTCCTGTTCGGGCTCCTGCCATAAGAAAAGCGCGGACAGCTCTGCCATCCGCGCAAGGAACATTGTTTGCCGCGGAAATCAGCGCAGGCGCTGCGCAAAAGAGCTTTTTCCGCAAGTACGGGCTGCGGCCCGTGTTACATGTGTCCGCCGTCGGTGTCCAGCACATCATGCAGGACGTCCACATGATCCAGGACCGCACCGGCACCCTTGGCCACGCAGTCCAGCGGATCTTCCGCAATGTGCACGTCGATGCCGGTCTCGCTCTGGATCAGCTGATCCAGTCCCCGCAGCAGTGCGCCGCCGCCGGTCAGGGTGATGCCGCGGTCAATGATATCCGCGCTCAGCTCCGGCGGGGTGCGCTCCAGCGTTTCCTTGATGGCGCTGGTGATCTTGACCAGACACTCCAGCAGCGCCTCGCGCACATCCTCCGAGTGGACTACGATGTTTTTGGGCAGGCCGTCCACCAGATTGCGACCCTTGATCTCCATGGTCATTTCAGGGTCCAGCACATAGGCAGAGCCGATCTCGATCTTGATCTGCTCTGCGGTGCGCTCACCAATGAGCAGGTTGTACTTGCGCTTGATGAAGGCAATGATGGCCTGATCGAACATATCACCGGCCATGCGCACGCTGCGGGAGGCCACGATGCCGCCCAGAGAAATGACAGCAATCTCAGCCGTGCCGCCGCCGATGTCCACGATCATGCTGCCGGTAGGCTCGCTGATGGGCAGGCCCGCACCGATGGCAGCAGCCATGGGCTCTTCAATGACGGACACCTGACGGGCACCGGCCTTGAGAGTCGCTTCGCGCACCGCGCGGCGCTCCACCTCGGTGACGCCCGACGGGATGCAGATGACCACGCGGGGGCGGGAGAACATGCTGTTGCCGCATGCCTTCTTGAGGAAGTTCTCCAGCATATTGGCCGTGATGTCAAAATCGGCAATGACGCCGTCCTTCAGGGGGCGGACCGCCACGATGCTGCCGGGGGTGCGGCCAATGACTGCCTTTGCCTCGGCACCCACGCAGCGCACCTCATCGGTCTTGGTGTCCACGGCCACCACCGAAGGCTCACGCATGATGATGCCCTTGCCCTTCATATATACCAGAGTATTTGCGGTACCCAGATCGATACCCACATCTTTTGAAAACAGGCCCATTGTAATTTCTCTCCTTATTGCTTCCCATTGAAATCTATCCAGAGCGTCCGGCGGACTTTTTACACCGCCCTGCGCAGAATAACACGGTACTATTATAGCCGCAAGCCAATAATTTCTCAAGCGTTTGCGCAAGTTTTCTTCGTTTTTTCCAGTTTTCTCACATAAAATGTGCCAGCAGCTGTACGGTGCGGCTCACCGGCAGGCCCATGATCGTGTAGTAGTCGCCCTCGATGCGGTCCAGCCAGAGGGCCGCACGGCCCTGAATGGCGTAGGCACCGGCCTTGTCGTAGGGTTCAGCGGTGGAAGCGTAAAAGTCGATCTCCTCCCCGCTCAGCGGGAAAAAGGTAACGCGGCAGCTGTCCACAAAGCTTTCGGTGCGGGTCCCGTCCGAAATGCACACACCGGTATGCACCTCGTGGGCAGCACCGGAAAGGGCCCGCAGCATCCGCTTTGCGTCCTCTGTACTGTGAGGCTTGCCGAATACTTCACCGTTCACATCCACCACGGTGTCGCAGCCGATGACCACCGCACCCGGGTGCTGGGCCGAAACAGCAAGGCATTTGCCCCGGGCCAGCTGCTCCACCAGCTGAGCAGGGGTGTCGGCCTGCACTGTACTCTCGTCAAAATCGCTGACACAGACGGTGAAATCGGTGGTGTACAGGGAAAGCAGCTCCCGCCTGCGCGGGCTGCCGGAAGCTAAAATCAAATTCATAGGATCCATCTTTCTTTTCAACATCCTTGCCAGCTTATTTACCCGTCGAGCCAAAGCCGCCCTCGCCGCGCTGGGTATCGCCCAGTTCTTCGGCGGGCACAAAGGCGGCGGTGTACACCGGTGCGATGCACAGCTGTGCCACACGCTCACCGGGCTGGATGGTGTAAGCCTCCCTGCCCAGATTGACCATGGGCACCTTCAGTTCGCCGCGGTAGTCGCTGTCCACCACGCCCACGCCATTGGCCATGCACAGGCCGTGCTTGATGGAAAGGCCGCTGCGGGCATACACCAGTGCCACGCTGTGGGCACCCGGCAGCTCGATGGCAAGGCCGGTGGGCACCAATGCCCGCTCCATAGGGGCAAGGGTGAGCGGCTCATCCAGCACGGCGCACAGGTCGGCGGCGGCAGAGCCGGGGGTGGCGTAGGCGGGCACCTTTGCCCGGGCATCCAGTACCTTATATTTTACAGTGATGGGTTCCATAGTATACCTCGTTTTGGTTTTATAGCAACTCCTTCAGTCTCGCATACGCTCGACAGCTCCCTCAGGGAGGGAGCCTCTTCAGTCGATCTGTCGGAAAAGCCTCCCTCCTTGAGGGAGGCGGCATCGCGTCAGCAATGACGGAAGGAGTTTCAGTTCGTACCTTTAAAATACAGTCCGCGGGTAAAATCCCCCTCAAAGGGTGCGTGGGTGCGGATCATGTCAAGGATCTGCGCTGCTTCCTCCCGGCTTTCCAGCGTGAAGTAGGCCACGCCGTAGTCCACCGTCAGTGCGCCCGGCTTATCTCCCATATAAATAGGTACGGGATTGTAGATGGTGCGCACACCAAGGCCGCACCGCACCGGGAATTTCTTTGCCTTGCGGTCGGTCAGCACACCGGTCTTATCGCAATGGGCGCAGTCGTGGATGTTCTGCAGCGGGCAGGCGCGGGTGACCATCAGCGGCATGTGACCGTACACCAGCACACCGGTGGGCACCGGCCTGCCGTCATGGGTGGGGGCAATGGTGCTGATGTCGCTGTCCTTCACCTCGGGCAGGATGAGCATGGAGCCAAGGCCGTTGTCTGCATAGAACTGTGCGGCCAGCTGATTGGTGATGTTCAGGCCAAAGCTGCCGCTCATGGGCAGGCCCCGGCACAGGCGCAGGTGGGCGATATTGCTCACCTCATAACCCGCAAAACCGGCATCCTGCGTGGCCGCGATGCGGCGGGCAGTGTCCTCTTCCAGACGGCCGAACATGACCCGGGGCAGCTCCAAAAGGGTCTTTGCCCGCCATTCCCGGGGCACGCGGTCGGCCTGCGCAATGGGCAGGATGAGATACTCGATGCCGTCAAGCGCCCGCTCCGGCACCTGCTCCCAGTTCTCGAACCGGGCACGCAGGGTGCGGCGGGACGGCAGGGTGCGCAGCGGCAGAGCGGGCACATGCTCGTCCGTGGTGGGCCATGGGCGCAGCACTTCCCGCTTTTTCAGCAGGGCATCCAGCGCTTCCCGGCGCAGCTCGTTGACGGCGCTGCCGGGCACGAACCACGGCCCACCGTCCATTTCCACCGTGATATCCTCTGCCGATGCCGCAAAGGGCGTACCTCCGGTCTTAGCAAGGCTGCGGTGCAGGCTCTCGGTGGGGTCGGTGCGGGCGGGCTGCGGCTCAGCGTCGCCATAGGCGAAGGCCTTATTGCCGTCGGCGTCCATGACGGTGAGCTTCTCGCCGCCCTCTTCGATCTCCAGCTTCATCTTCACCGGCACACGGCTGCGCTCACGGCGGTAAAGCTCCCGCAGCATAGGCAGGGTCTTTTTGGTCTGCTCGGCGTCCGCTTCGCTGCGCACACCAAACATGGTACCGTCAATTTTCCCATCCAGATAGCCAGAGGTGAAGCCCGAACGACTGAAGGCATTTTTCAAAAGGTCACGGTCGTAGGCGCGGCCCTCCCGGCCTGCCAGACAGGCGCTGACCGCCGCCGCCACGTACTCCGGCGTGCGCAGACGGCCCTCAATTTTTGCCGATGCCACGCCAAGCGCCTGCAGCTGGTCCAGCTTATCGATGACCGAGTTGTCCTTCAGGGACAGGTGGTGCAGACGGCCCGGCTTACCCTCCGGCAGAGCGTTTGCCTCAAAGGGCAGTCGGCAGGGGCCTGCACAGGAGCCGCGGTTGCCGCTGCGCCCGCCCAGAAAAGCCGACATATAGCACTGGCCGCTGACGCACATGCACAGTGCGCCATGCACAAAGCACTCGGTCTCGATGCCGCAGTGCTTCGTGATGTGCTCCACCTCAGGCAGGCTCAGCTCCCGGGCCAGCACCACCCGGGTGAAGCCCAGCTCCTTGAGCTCCAGTGCACCCTGCAGGCTGTGCACGCTCATCTGTGTGGAGCCGTGGCGGGGCAGCTGCGGAGCGATCCTGCCGATCAAGGTTGCCACCGCCAGATCCTGACAGATGACGGCATCTGCCCCGCTGGCGGCAACGGCGCGAATGGCCGCTTCCAGCGCAGGCAGCTCCCCGCCGTAGACGGTAGTGTTCAGTGCCACATGCACGGCCACGCCCCGGGCATGGCAGAAGCGCACCGCATCTTTCAGCGTGTCTGCGTCAAAATTGTTGGCACTGGTGCGGGCATTGAAGCCCGAAAATCCCAGATACACTGCATCGGCCCCGCTGAACACAGCGGCACGCAGCATTTCTTCATTGCCCACCGGGGCAAGGATCTCGATCTTTGACATATTTCTCCTTTATCCTGTAAAAGGCGCTCAGCCCTTCTGTTCCATGCCTTCGCTTCTGCCCGCCGTCTGCTGCGCGGCCTGCTGGGCGCGCTCTTCGCGCCGGGCTTCCTTGCTGCGCATCTTTTCCAGCTGTTCCCGCAGAGCGGCAGCCTCCCGGCGCAGCACCTCATTTTCCGCCTTTGCCTTGTCTTCTGCCAGCTTTGCGCGGGCGGCGTCCGCAATGTAGTCCTGAATCTGGCTGCGCATGTTCTCCGCGCTGCCGGTGCTCTTGCGGTACTCATCCAGATAATCCATGGCGCAGAACACCGCCGCCTTCGTCACCGAAAGGTTTTCGTTTGCGTCCAGCAGCTTTGTGATATCCTCGTCCAGCTTTTTTGCCAGCGACTGGATATATTTTTCCGGGTCCGTCGTAGCGATGGCATACGGCGTACCCGCAATGTTCACCCGTACCTTGTTGACCATATCTATTCCCCTTTATCCTTTTCCGCCCTTGCACAGGCGGTTCTGTTCTTGGTGATTTCCGAAAAGCGGCACCGTTTCCGGTACCGTTTCGGCGTTTTGTTCCCCTCCGGGAGAGTTACCCGACACATTTCCCCCGGAATTTGTGCCCGAAAATGTTTCGGAAAGCAGGTTTCTCTCCCTATTATAATATAAATAAGCATCAAGAAAAAGTGTATTTTTTGAAATTTTGGCATATTTATCAGAAAGTTCAATAAAAAAATGTCAGTTACGGAAAAAATCCCTTGATTCCTTGCATTTGTCATTCTGTCATATTATAATATCTTTGTTATGTTGGCGGCAGAGCAAGTGAGGGAAAGTGTCTGCAGGCGCCAATTATTTCAATTATTTTAGCAAAGCTGAAAACTTATGCGGATAGGAGTACCTTTATGACATCGAAAGAATTCGGTAAACTTCTTCAGGACAAGCTCACCAGCGAGTACGGCGTGGAGCTGAGTGTTGCTTCCAACCAGCAGATCTACCGTTCTCTGGCACTGATCTGCCGCCAGATGATGAGCGAGAACCACAAGAAGTTCCAGTCCAAGGCCATTGGCACCGGCACCAAGCAGGTGTACTACCTGTGCATGGAGTTCCTGATGGGCCGCAGCCTGAAGACCAGCCTGCTGAATCTGGGTCTGGACGAGGTGGCAAAGAAGGCCCTGTCCGATGC is part of the Faecalibacterium sp. HTF-F genome and harbors:
- the mreC gene encoding rod shape-determining protein MreC, coding for MKDFFDTWKFKILVAVAVFLVGIMAYAGANGRLTAAPQELLSVVLTPFQKVTSALSGGIGSVWEKYTSIDDVMAQNEQLEAENAELRQQMVDYDRIKAENEAYKALTRIQDANSEASYVSGFVIGRDPLDEFGGFTLDCGTVNGVAVSDAVISDKGYLVGVVVEADTTSCKVMTVLHPSFNAAGVVSRTRENGILTGSTDYAGDGLCVLTNLERAAETQMGDQVITTGLGGVFPPDVLVGVVQKVEPEVSGKSSLAVIRPGADPRTVKHVFVITDY
- a CDS encoding rod shape-determining protein, which produces MGLFSKDVGIDLGTANTLVYMKGKGIIMREPSVVAVDTKTDEVRCVGAEAKAVIGRTPGSIVAVRPLKDGVIADFDITANMLENFLKKACGNSMFSRPRVVICIPSGVTEVERRAVREATLKAGARQVSVIEEPMAAAIGAGLPISEPTGSMIVDIGGGTAEIAVISLGGIVASRSVRMAGDMFDQAIIAFIKRKYNLLIGERTAEQIKIEIGSAYVLDPEMTMEIKGRNLVDGLPKNIVVHSEDVREALLECLVKITSAIKETLERTPPELSADIIDRGITLTGGGALLRGLDQLIQSETGIDVHIAEDPLDCVAKGAGAVLDHVDVLHDVLDTDGGHM
- a CDS encoding Maf family protein, yielding MNLILASGSPRRRELLSLYTTDFTVCVSDFDESTVQADTPAQLVEQLARGKCLAVSAQHPGAVVIGCDTVVDVNGEVFGKPHSTEDAKRMLRALSGAAHEVHTGVCISDGTRTESFVDSCRVTFFPLSGEEIDFYASTAEPYDKAGAYAIQGRAALWLDRIEGDYYTIMGLPVSRTVQLLAHFM
- the dut gene encoding dUTP diphosphatase, which produces MEPITVKYKVLDARAKVPAYATPGSAAADLCAVLDEPLTLAPMERALVPTGLAIELPGAHSVALVYARSGLSIKHGLCMANGVGVVDSDYRGELKVPMVNLGREAYTIQPGERVAQLCIAPVYTAAFVPAEELGDTQRGEGGFGSTGK
- a CDS encoding U32 family peptidase; translation: MSKIEILAPVGNEEMLRAAVFSGADAVYLGFSGFNARTSANNFDADTLKDAVRFCHARGVAVHVALNTTVYGGELPALEAAIRAVAASGADAVICQDLAVATLIGRIAPQLPRHGSTQMSVHSLQGALELKELGFTRVVLARELSLPEVEHITKHCGIETECFVHGALCMCVSGQCYMSAFLGGRSGNRGSCAGPCRLPFEANALPEGKPGRLHHLSLKDNSVIDKLDQLQALGVASAKIEGRLRTPEYVAAAVSACLAGREGRAYDRDLLKNAFSRSGFTSGYLDGKIDGTMFGVRSEADAEQTKKTLPMLRELYRRERSRVPVKMKLEIEEGGEKLTVMDADGNKAFAYGDAEPQPARTDPTESLHRSLAKTGGTPFAASAEDITVEMDGGPWFVPGSAVNELRREALDALLKKREVLRPWPTTDEHVPALPLRTLPSRRTLRARFENWEQVPERALDGIEYLILPIAQADRVPREWRAKTLLELPRVMFGRLEEDTARRIAATQDAGFAGYEVSNIAHLRLCRGLPMSGSFGLNITNQLAAQFYADNGLGSMLILPEVKDSDISTIAPTHDGRPVPTGVLVYGHMPLMVTRACPLQNIHDCAHCDKTGVLTDRKAKKFPVRCGLGVRTIYNPVPIYMGDKPGALTVDYGVAYFTLESREEAAQILDMIRTHAPFEGDFTRGLYFKGTN
- a CDS encoding cell division protein ZapA, whose amino-acid sequence is MVNKVRVNIAGTPYAIATTDPEKYIQSLAKKLDEDITKLLDANENLSVTKAAVFCAMDYLDEYRKSTGSAENMRSQIQDYIADAARAKLAEDKAKAENEVLRREAAALREQLEKMRSKEARREERAQQAAQQTAGRSEGMEQKG